A stretch of DNA from Saccharomycodes ludwigii strain NBRC 1722 chromosome I, whole genome shotgun sequence:
TATCCCCATTATTCTTGTTACGATAGGCTGGCAAATCCAAGGaggtaaattttttagtgGAGTAGTCATCTTCTGGCGAATATACATCATATTCTACAAGAAACCTATCTTGATTAAAATACAATTCCACAATAAAGCAACCAAAATGTTTTGCTGACTTAACAATTTCTGCTGTTTTGCCTTTGTTATCTTTTGCTAAAGTGCCCTTGGAAACACAAACAACCTTGGATTTTAAGTCattcaaataaaagttGAATTCCTTCTCCTTGTATTTTGGATTTAATGGAGCACCAATTTTAGAATCGGTAGTGGCTCCCAAAAAGGCAACAATAAATTCTATTCCGTTTACAATGGAAATAGCAACTGTAGATTGTCTTTTAACAATATCATATAATGGAGATTGCGAATTGTTGAACAATGACTGGAAATGTCCAGTCATATTAGATAGATCTCTATAAGTGATTTGAGTATCAGTTTCTGGAATAACAATTGCAACATTATCAGATACCTTGAACGTATCATTAAATGAGGCCGTATTAGTTGCACCGTAATTACTActcattttcttctttcttctttttttcttttttttgtcctctttttttaatcccAATATTCTTCTTAAATTGGTGTGGACATAGGATACATATGATAGAAAAAATGTAAGATTATTCTtgtcaacaaaaaaaagtcttACCTTATCATCTTGGCTAACAACCCTTGAGACTAACCTAAGtgtttatataataaaattaaatgattaTCTTTACCATTCAGTTAGTTCAAAATAACTTCCACTAAAAATgttactttattattagtaatatagacaaaaaaaaattatgcgATACACACTAATCTGTCtcccttttttattatcttatATCATATTATATGTTAACAACCGTACACAACATATCAAATTCGTtgctttaatttttttctgtctACTCGATTTTCTTACACCCGGAAAAGACAAAGATAtacacattttttttgtctcgCTAACACCATTTAGCCGAAACACCCCCACACACCATCCTTGTTAAGATATTCAAATTGGATAAAAATTTCCCCTTGTGTCACGCACTTGAACGTATTGTTCATCTTGACAAAATGCcatatctttattatcataAGGAACCAATGCGGGACTAAATGGTAGTAATGCTATGTTTTCATCTTGCACATTAGTTGTAGCCGAAGTAGATGTCTCCAAACAACTCCCATCACTGTTCCCATATACACAATCAAAGATACATCTATGTGTTAACATATTGTCACTATTCCTACCATCTTTGTCATTAGATGGATACTGTATAACACCAACCTCGTAATTTCTTGGTAAGCCACTATAGGTACCCCACGCTGTACCGCTTAAATTGCAACTTGTGAAGAGACACCAGTACATCTTGTCATTGTTTTCCTCGTTTTTGCAATTATCTTTTGAAGGTCTCAAATAATAGAACTTAGTATGTGATGGCGTATACCCACATTTTAGAGACCTCTTTTTTGAATCGTTAAACTTAAACAAgctcttttcttttatccAATTGGAATACATCGATTTGGATATAGCACTGCGGCTATAGTGGAAATGAAACCACCCTGATGAGTAGTAGCCCATTGGTGCTTTAAGGAAATCTGTAACAGAGGGATAAATCAATTTCCCCTTAAACTTGCTATTCGAGAGGAAACCATTTTCCACTAGTGGATCATCATTTAGTTTTTCACTACTATATAATGGAACCAAAATATCatccaataaatataaGTTTCTAttgtaacttttttttttcagtggGGCACCGATGCTTGACACTTGGACTATTAACTCCTTTTCCACAGCATCTCCGTTATAATTGTGCCTATTCAATAAAGTGTTCATTAATCTATATCCAGACAAATATTTAGGATTTACTGTGGAGTATAGAAAATCAtagttttttaaagaacTAAAATCAACTCGATTGGgggtttttaataatgtaattaaacttttaaaaaaggaagcGTTAGCATAACTTTCTATATAATCGAGTAGATGCTTTTTGAAGTTGCTGGGAGCGGGGGTATTCGTTTCAATATCTCCAGTGTCAAATGTTTTGCTATATATTGGCAATTTGCCACTATACCAACACATTTGTCTAGGTAAGTTGCTTTCAGAAAACGTGAAGTTGGCAGAGGggatatatattttaagaAAATCATTGCTACCGCCGTTATTacttttccatttttgaataatcATTTTACTATGATGAGAAGTGTACGGTTTCATTTGGATTTCTaataattgaataatattttccctcaaatatttttcatatttaattttcaaatcaatGTTACTTGGTAACAAAAATGTACCCTTTTgataaacaattttaatcaATGGTTTGTTGCTAGTTTTATTGATACAGACAGCATTTCCTATCATCGAGTCTATGTATGGGAATATATAATCTAATTCATATTGATATGAAAACAACCACAGTTCATCAAGAGTAAAactattgttgttgttttcatATGCAAGGAAAATATCATGCATGTCTATGATATATTTCGAAAAGCTTATGCTTCTATCATAATATATAGATCTCAATAAATACATACTGGGTAAGTTTCTCGTGTCGCTCTTTTGTGTTTGTGTTTTatctatattattattagttacTGTGTATTTAAGTATGGAGACGGGTGTATGTTGTTTTGAATTTTCTTCCAGCAGTGTGAgatcatttatattttcttttctcttttttctttttttcctcttggTATTGGTATCTTCTTCCGTTAGATCAATcacaattttatttgtatttaaattattggttttgttattttcaatgTTGTTAGTTTCAATTATTTCAAGTTGAGTAGAATTGTTGATAAGTTTTCTCGTTGCATTATTCgtgctattatttttttcgtCTTCTGGCCCACTAGGATGACATGGTTTTGATTTCTTAATGTCATTACCATACTTGGTGTTCCAATGATCAGCTACCCTTTTCCTTACTTCAAGGTTGCTTAAATCAGTGTTATAGGAAAAAGATGTATTCTGTTGatgattattgttattaatattattcattGGTTCCTTAATATTGTAAACGTTTGACCAATgcaattatatatatatgtttttctGTTCGTTTTGTCTGTTCTAAATTAATCTgtacaataatatttttttagtttcaaataatttttttttttttgcatttttttttattttttttattttttctactCCGCTTATCTAACATAATTTCCCTTTGCTTCAGTGAAGGAGTAAAGCAACTTGAAATTTAGCcgctaaaaataaaaattataatgtATTCTAAGGATATCTATCTtactttttcatttatttatttaattttattcaataaaaGGGTCATAGAAAGACTTTgacattaaaaatttagcTGGAACagagaaagaaaggaagaaagaaagaaagcgTTATACAAaatgtattattatgaaagCTAGCAAAGTGCAGATGTAGATAAAAGAAGACAGGGGAGGAGTAATCAACGGggaatatattatttggcTGAGTTTCCATTAACTTTAGgagatattaaaaagaaaaatgctGTTCAGGTAATTGTCGTAATGTAAtgactaattttttttttttttttttttttttttttgttgatacTTTCTAACAGTTCGTTGAGTAAGTTTAAGAGGAAAGAGTCTCGTttagaagagaaaaaagaacatcgtttagaaaagaaaaaagaacatCGTttagaagagaaaaaagaacatcgtttaaaagaaaaaaagaaaaaaaaatcataataatagttatCAGTATGCGGGTAAgcacaaaatattttttcatttctgttttaattaaacaagaaaaaggcATTACAAATGACTCTTCTTTTCTACGGGCagttctatttttttttttttttcacatgAACtctaatgaaaaaaagaatatttgaaaaaaaaaaaaaaaaaaaaaaaagaaaaaaaaaattatttaaaagaatttaGAATTACTTCTGATATTAAATATgctattttgttttatgttttattcaaattttctcttctctttctctttaaAACCAATCagagtaattttttttttccctctcTCTTTCAACTTCACTTgtattcaaaaataaaacccaTCGACAGAGAgaacaaatatataaaaaaaaaaaaaaaaaaaaaaaaaaaaaaatgaaaataactGAAAAATTGCAACGCCAAAGAACTAAGGAGCCATCGAAACCAACGTTTTCctttgaattttttgttcCCAAAACATTACAAGGTGTTCAAAATTTATATGATCGTATGGATAGAATGTATCTAACTAACCCACAATTCATAGATATCACGTGGAATGCAGGTGGGAAAGTATCAATGAACAATGCAAATACAAACGATTTAATCCACACATGTCAAAGTGTTCTTGGTTTGGAAACATGTATGCACTTAACATGTACCAATATGCCTGTTGAGAAAATTGACGAAGCTTTACAGAAAGCTTACGATTCTGGTtgtcaaaatattttggcaCTAAGAGGTGATCCGCCAGTTGTTGATGAAAAGGCTCAGCAATCCAATGCGCTTAAATATGATGGTTTTAATTATGCTAAGGATTTGGTTAAACATATTAGAGACAAATATGGCGATTATTTCTGCATTGGTGTTGCTGCCTACCCAGAGGGTCATCCAGAGGAAAACAATGTTGATATTTTGATTGATTACTTGGAGGAAAAAGTTAATGCTGGTGCCGATTTTATAATCACGCAAATGTTCTATGATACTGACTCTTTTATTGAATGGTGTGGTAAAGTTAGGGCCAAGGGTATTGATATTCCGATTATTCCTGGTATCATGCCAATTATGTCATATGATTCCTTTTTAAGAAGGGCTAAATGGTGTCAAATTAACATaccaaagttttttttagacAAATTGGATCCTGTTAAGGAAGATGACCAAGCTGTTCGTTTATTGGGTACTGACTTGGTTGTGGAAATGTGTCAGAAATTGTTGGATAGTGGCTATGTTACTCATTTGCATATGTATACAATGAATTTAGAAAAGGGATCCTTAATTATCctggaaaaattaaagattaTTCCACCTTTGCATCTTACCACATTAACCACCGTCAATCAGTTTGCCATTAGCACTGAACATGACGACAACCTACCATGGAGAAAGTCATTGAATCCACAAAGAAAGAATGAGATGGTCAGACCTATTTTTTGGCAGAGAAGACCATACTCCTACGTTGCAAGAACCTCTGAGTGGGAAGCAGATGAATTTCCTAATGGTAGATTCGGTGATCCAAACTCTCCAGCTTTTGGTGGCTTAGATTTACTGGGATCGTCATTGATAAGACAAAGCGGCAAGAACTGTTTGCAGTTGTGGGGTCACCCA
This window harbors:
- the TDP1 gene encoding tyrosyl-DNA phosphodiesterase 1 (similar to Saccharomyces cerevisiae YBR223C | TDP1 | Tyrosyl-DNA Phosphodiesterase), encoding MNNINNNNHQQNTSFSYNTDLSNLEVRKRVADHWNTKYGNDIKKSKPCHPSGPEDEKNNSTNNATRKLINNSTQLEIIETNNIENNKTNNLNTNKIVIDLTEEDTNTKRKKRKKRKENINDLTLLEENSKQHTPVSILKYTVTNNNIDKTQTQKSDTRNLPSMYLLRSIYYDRSISFSKYIIDMHDIFLAYENNNNSFTLDELWLFSYQYELDYIFPYIDSMIGNAVCINKTSNKPLIKIVYQKGTFLLPSNIDLKIKYEKYLRENIIQLLEIQMKPYTSHHSKMIIQKWKSNNGGSNDFLKIYIPSANFTFSESNLPRQMCWYSGKLPIYSKTFDTGDIETNTPAPSNFKKHLLDYIESYANASFFKSLITLLKTPNRVDFSSLKNYDFLYSTVNPKYLSGYRLMNTLLNRHNYNGDAVEKELIVQVSSIGAPLKKKSYNRNLYLLDDILVPLYSSEKLNDDPLVENGFLSNSKFKGKLIYPSVTDFLKAPMGYYSSGWFHFHYSRSAISKSMYSNWIKEKSLFKFNDSKKRSLKCGYTPSHTKFYYLRPSKDNCKNEENNDKMYWCLFTSCNLSGTAWGTYSGLPRNYEVGVIQYPSNDKDGRNSDNMLTHRCIFDCVYGNSDGSCLETSTSATTNVQDENIALLPFSPALVPYDNKDMAFCQDEQYVQVRDTRGNFYPI
- the MET13 gene encoding methylenetetrahydrofolate reductase (NAD(P)H) MET13 (similar to Saccharomyces cerevisiae YGL125W | MET13 | METhionine requiring): MKITEKLQRQRTKEPSKPTFSFEFFVPKTLQGVQNLYDRMDRMYLTNPQFIDITWNAGGKVSMNNANTNDLIHTCQSVLGLETCMHLTCTNMPVEKIDEALQKAYDSGCQNILALRGDPPVVDEKAQQSNALKYDGFNYAKDLVKHIRDKYGDYFCIGVAAYPEGHPEENNVDILIDYLEEKVNAGADFIITQMFYDTDSFIEWCGKVRAKGIDIPIIPGIMPIMSYDSFLRRAKWCQINIPKFFLDKLDPVKEDDQAVRLLGTDLVVEMCQKLLDSGYVTHLHMYTMNLEKGSLIILEKLKIIPPLHLTTLTTVNQFAISTEHDDNLPWRKSLNPQRKNEMVRPIFWQRRPYSYVARTSEWEADEFPNGRFGDPNSPAFGGLDLLGSSLIRQSGKNCLQLWGHPTTLKDFGDLIVKYISGDLKCLPWSDTPITSEVDSILHYLKDLNKHLIFTINSQPKVNGLPSNDKVFGWGPKNGFIYQKGYLEFLLPKAELGRFLELVNSNDSLTYYAIDNDSNLYSKDGSEKENADSDNASEIPGSKANSVTWGIFPGREVLQPTIVEKESFLAWKDEFYEILRQWKINFDNHEGNEKSADLINSIINDYILCNVVDNNFISPEQQIYSLLTQLY